A genomic segment from Prochlorothrix hollandica PCC 9006 = CALU 1027 encodes:
- a CDS encoding CHAT domain-containing protein, with protein MSFSALGLTTVAAWAMLPLGMPVAVVLLSQGRDAIAPVPPSSSVAHWDPVVTSPLDSLPLDSLTLGRVNLNALNLDSLNLDSLNLDSLNLDRVHLDRVNPALTAILSPVVTPAPGDSRYDLDRGGEFQGVADDRRGSTNLTGDGPVLDREADRRSDRSLPIAQHLPVTPDLPVTPVAALLESGRQHYQEGRYDAALADWETAALHLPGPEYPGADPPLERLQVLNYLAVAHQELGQWPAAAAALGETLGALAAKERRTPAETLLLAQALNGRGNGEFNQGHPDRALATWQAAETHYQQVDNEPGQWGSRLNQARALQALGYYRQAKTQLENLESLLENQPPSGLQVGILRNLGTALEEMGKFETAETVLATALDRSQALDQPWEYHAILLALGNLAHAQGEEDLAMEYYHRAEDQAPSPVLGIQAQLNQLRLLVELEQPTAALTLVEALTPQWATLEPSRWVVYAKLNFAASLMALQTQVGSLSQDLPDSFRLRSPSLDSPALRMPAIAQGLVSALQDARSLGDTRAQAHSLHQLSKLYSQAGQWSEAQTVARQGLTLAQSLAAPDVVAPLAWQVAQAEAILGDRAAALAAYDLAFETLQVLRSDLLSLNPDVQLTFRDTVEPVYRQYVNLLLSPAVPVTQTALHRSRQVMEALQLAELDNYFHDACIDGQPVGVETLDPSAAVIYPIVLADRLEVIVSLPQQPLLHYRQPIAAATITQLVQQFYSLLLRRNQQDAYLAIAQRFYDWLLRPGEVALAAAGVETLVFIPDGALRRLPMGVLHDGEGYVLEHYNLALSPGLQLLSQSDRRSSLTTLGVGLSESRQGFEALPGAAQEVEHLATALGSQVLLNEQFTRQGFTDAVNAHPFSVIHVATHGRFSSDPDQTFLLAWDDRINVRELDQIFASRKEGALTPLDLLVLSACQTAAGDDRAPLGLAGFALKSGARSTLASLWSVDDRATTLLMEAFYREVTQSPVPLSFAEALRQAQLTQIHSDQYSHPFYWAAFVLVGNWL; from the coding sequence ATGTCTTTTTCTGCTCTGGGCCTGACGACGGTGGCGGCTTGGGCCATGCTGCCTCTGGGGATGCCGGTGGCCGTTGTCCTGCTGTCCCAGGGGCGCGACGCGATCGCCCCCGTGCCCCCCAGTTCTTCTGTAGCCCATTGGGATCCAGTCGTGACCTCACCCTTGGATTCGTTACCTCTGGATTCGTTAACTCTGGGTCGGGTCAACCTGAATGCGTTAAACCTGGATTCGTTAAACCTGGATTCGTTAAACCTGGATTCGTTAAATCTAGATCGGGTACACCTGGATCGGGTAAATCCAGCCTTGACTGCAATTTTGAGTCCAGTTGTGACTCCAGCCCCTGGGGATTCTCGGTATGACCTCGATCGCGGTGGGGAGTTTCAGGGCGTAGCGGATGACAGGCGGGGTAGTACCAATCTAACGGGAGATGGCCCGGTGCTCGATCGCGAGGCCGATCGACGATCCGATCGATCGCTCCCCATCGCCCAACATTTGCCGGTCACACCGGATTTGCCGGTCACACCAGTGGCGGCGTTGCTAGAGTCGGGGCGACAGCACTACCAGGAGGGGCGCTATGACGCAGCCCTTGCCGACTGGGAAACCGCCGCCCTGCACCTGCCCGGGCCAGAGTATCCGGGGGCAGATCCCCCCTTGGAACGGCTCCAAGTTTTGAATTACTTAGCAGTGGCCCATCAGGAATTAGGCCAGTGGCCAGCGGCGGCAGCGGCCCTGGGGGAAACCCTGGGAGCATTGGCGGCTAAAGAACGACGCACCCCAGCGGAAACCTTGCTTTTGGCCCAAGCCCTCAATGGTCGAGGCAACGGGGAATTCAACCAGGGCCACCCCGATCGCGCCTTGGCCACCTGGCAAGCAGCAGAAACCCACTATCAGCAAGTGGACAATGAACCGGGGCAGTGGGGGAGCCGATTGAACCAGGCCCGCGCCCTCCAAGCCCTGGGTTATTACCGCCAAGCCAAAACCCAACTGGAAAACCTGGAATCTCTGCTGGAGAACCAGCCCCCCAGTGGGCTGCAAGTGGGTATCTTGCGCAATTTGGGCACGGCCCTGGAGGAAATGGGGAAGTTTGAGACGGCTGAAACGGTCTTAGCCACGGCCCTCGATCGCAGCCAAGCCCTGGATCAACCCTGGGAGTACCATGCCATTCTCCTGGCGTTGGGTAATTTAGCCCATGCCCAGGGAGAGGAGGATTTGGCCATGGAGTATTACCACCGGGCTGAGGATCAGGCTCCTAGCCCGGTGCTTGGGATCCAGGCCCAGTTAAACCAGTTGCGGTTGTTGGTGGAACTGGAGCAGCCCACAGCAGCCTTAACCCTAGTGGAGGCGCTAACCCCACAATGGGCAACCTTGGAACCCAGTCGCTGGGTGGTGTATGCCAAGCTTAATTTTGCAGCGAGTCTCATGGCCTTACAGACCCAGGTGGGGTCGCTTTCCCAGGATTTACCGGACTCGTTTCGGTTGCGATCGCCGTCCTTGGATTCCCCCGCCCTGCGGATGCCAGCCATTGCCCAAGGCTTGGTGTCGGCGCTCCAAGATGCCCGTAGCCTGGGGGACACCCGCGCCCAAGCCCACAGTCTCCACCAACTCAGCAAACTCTACAGTCAGGCGGGCCAGTGGTCTGAGGCCCAAACCGTAGCTCGCCAGGGGTTGACCTTAGCCCAAAGCCTTGCGGCTCCCGATGTGGTTGCGCCCTTGGCGTGGCAGGTGGCCCAAGCTGAAGCAATTTTGGGCGATCGCGCCGCTGCCTTAGCCGCCTATGATCTGGCGTTTGAAACCTTGCAGGTGCTGCGATCGGATCTCCTCAGCCTTAACCCGGATGTTCAACTCACCTTCCGGGACACCGTGGAGCCGGTGTATCGGCAATATGTCAACCTCCTCCTCAGCCCAGCGGTGCCTGTCACCCAAACGGCCCTGCACCGATCGCGGCAGGTGATGGAAGCCTTGCAACTGGCGGAATTGGACAACTATTTTCACGATGCCTGCATCGATGGCCAACCGGTGGGGGTGGAAACCTTGGATCCCTCGGCGGCGGTGATTTATCCCATTGTTTTGGCCGATCGCCTGGAGGTCATTGTCTCCCTGCCCCAGCAACCCCTGCTCCATTATCGTCAGCCGATCGCCGCTGCCACGATAACCCAATTGGTACAGCAGTTTTATAGCCTCCTGCTGCGGCGCAATCAGCAGGATGCCTATTTAGCCATCGCTCAGCGTTTCTATGACTGGCTGTTGCGGCCTGGGGAGGTCGCCTTGGCGGCGGCGGGGGTGGAGACCTTGGTGTTTATTCCCGATGGAGCCTTGCGCCGTTTGCCCATGGGGGTTCTCCATGACGGGGAGGGCTATGTGTTGGAGCACTATAACTTGGCCTTAAGTCCGGGGTTGCAACTGTTGTCCCAAAGCGATCGGCGATCGTCCTTAACCACCTTGGGGGTGGGCCTCTCGGAATCTCGCCAAGGGTTTGAAGCCCTGCCGGGTGCGGCCCAGGAGGTGGAACATTTAGCCACCGCCTTGGGCAGTCAGGTGTTGTTGAACGAGCAGTTTACTCGCCAAGGGTTTACCGATGCTGTCAATGCCCATCCGTTTTCCGTAATCCATGTGGCAACCCATGGCCGGTTTAGTTCTGACCCTGACCAAACCTTTCTCTTGGCCTGGGACGATCGCATTAATGTGCGGGAGTTGGATCAAATTTTTGCCTCCCGCAAGGAGGGGGCGTTGACTCCCCTGGATTTACTGGTGTTGAGTGCTTGCCAAACGGCGGCGGGGGACGATCGTGCCCCCCTGGGGTTGGCGGGGTTTGCCCTCAAGTCGGGTGCCCGCAGTACCCTGGCTAGTCTTTGGTCCGTGGACGATCGGGCCACCACCCTGTTAATGGAAGCCTTTTACCGAGAGGTAACCCAGTCTCCGGTGCCGCTTTCCTTTGCGGAAGCGCTGCGACAGGCTCAATTGACCCAAATCCACAGCGATCAATACAGCCATCCCTTTTATTGGGCTGCGTTTGTGTTGGTGGGGAACTGGCTCTAG
- a CDS encoding DEAD/DEAH box helicase, whose protein sequence is MITVSSSVPNLHQIFPFPLDDFQQQAIAALDAHKSVVVCAPTGSGKTLIGEYAIHRAIARGKRVFYTTPLKALSNQKLRDFREQFGVNRVGLLTGDLSLNRDAAVLVMTTEIFRNMLYGTPIGEISPALVDVEAVVLDECHYMNDRSRGTVWEESIIYCPSAIQLVALSATIANSDQLTHWLQQVHGSTELIYSDFRPVPLNFSFCTDGGLYPLLDDGGRDLHPNFKARLKKQKAARHDRHGNRRQPTVPSIAFVVSRLYERDMLPAIYFIFSRKGCDRAVADCRSLSLVTPEESAIIRTQVNLFLRQNAQAAKEDQIEALCQGIAAHHAGLLPAWKGLVEELFQQGLVRVVFATETLAAGINMPARTTVISALSKRTDDGHRLLNPSEFLQMAGRAGRRGMDPQGYVVTVQNRFQGVKEAGQIAMAQAEPLVSQFTPSYGMVLNLLQTHTLPEAQNLVERSFGRYLAMLTLQPQQEALAAVQGELEELQEELGSLDWAAFEQYENLKERLREEERLLQTLEHQATEHRAEDMTLALAFAVAGTILSLQGKHVNHSAPLPGVLVGKAPGSNRSPYLICLGWDNCWYVVTTLDVAAIHGEVPRLAMVDSLFPPPDLSLRPGQCLPSNDSTVAIVHQLQTMVQRHNLTPESHQETLDGLQDTGITEQWQRTEMVRRDLENHPVHRWQGHSQLRKKRRRLERLEEEYHDRQRKLESFSHRHWQEFLNLLQVLQDFGAMEGTTPTSLGENIAALRGENELWLGLAFSSGLLDNLAPQDLAAACHALICDITRPDLWVRYDVPGEVETSLEQLRPTHRRLFQVQARHQVSLPACYDLPLTGLVEQWALGVTWWDLCANTSLDEGDVVRMLRRVLDLLNQLPHLPNIAPELKRNASRAVYLIDRFPIRDLITVPVEDLEGDLEEDLEEEPEIGEPEIGEPEIGEPEIGELD, encoded by the coding sequence GTGATTACTGTCTCTTCTTCTGTTCCCAACCTGCATCAAATTTTCCCCTTCCCCCTGGACGACTTCCAGCAGCAGGCGATCGCCGCCTTGGATGCCCACAAGTCCGTGGTGGTTTGTGCCCCCACCGGTTCCGGTAAAACCCTGATCGGCGAATATGCCATTCACCGGGCCATCGCCCGTGGCAAACGGGTGTTCTACACCACTCCCCTCAAAGCCCTGTCTAACCAGAAACTACGGGACTTTCGGGAGCAATTTGGGGTGAACCGAGTGGGACTGCTGACGGGGGATTTATCCCTGAATCGGGATGCAGCGGTGCTGGTGATGACCACGGAGATCTTCCGCAACATGCTCTATGGCACCCCCATTGGGGAAATCAGTCCGGCCCTGGTGGATGTGGAGGCGGTGGTGCTGGATGAATGTCACTATATGAACGATCGCAGCCGGGGCACGGTCTGGGAAGAGTCCATTATCTACTGTCCTTCCGCTATTCAGTTAGTGGCCCTCTCGGCCACCATCGCCAACAGCGATCAACTGACCCACTGGCTCCAGCAGGTCCATGGGTCCACGGAACTGATCTATTCCGACTTCCGCCCCGTGCCCCTGAACTTTAGCTTTTGCACCGATGGGGGACTGTACCCCCTGCTGGATGATGGGGGCCGCGATCTACATCCCAACTTCAAGGCCCGCCTCAAAAAACAGAAAGCAGCCCGCCACGATCGCCACGGCAACCGTCGCCAGCCCACCGTCCCCAGCATTGCCTTTGTGGTCAGTCGGCTCTATGAACGGGATATGCTGCCCGCCATTTACTTTATTTTCAGTCGCAAAGGCTGCGATCGGGCCGTGGCTGACTGCCGCAGTTTGTCCCTGGTGACCCCGGAGGAATCCGCCATCATCCGCACCCAGGTCAATCTGTTTCTGCGGCAAAATGCCCAAGCCGCCAAAGAGGACCAGATCGAAGCCCTCTGCCAGGGCATTGCGGCCCACCACGCTGGCCTGTTGCCCGCCTGGAAGGGACTGGTGGAGGAACTGTTCCAACAAGGACTAGTGCGGGTGGTCTTTGCCACAGAAACCTTGGCCGCTGGCATCAATATGCCCGCCCGCACCACCGTTATTTCGGCCCTGTCCAAGCGCACCGATGATGGTCACCGTCTGCTCAATCCCTCGGAATTTCTGCAAATGGCGGGACGGGCAGGACGGCGGGGCATGGATCCCCAGGGCTATGTGGTGACGGTGCAGAACCGCTTCCAGGGGGTGAAGGAAGCGGGGCAGATCGCCATGGCCCAGGCGGAACCCCTGGTCAGCCAGTTCACCCCCAGCTATGGCATGGTGCTGAACCTGTTGCAGACCCACACCCTGCCGGAGGCCCAAAACCTGGTGGAGCGCAGCTTTGGCCGCTATTTAGCCATGCTGACCCTCCAGCCCCAACAGGAAGCCCTGGCCGCTGTCCAGGGGGAATTGGAGGAGTTACAAGAGGAACTGGGATCCCTGGATTGGGCAGCCTTCGAGCAATACGAAAATCTGAAGGAGCGGCTGCGAGAAGAGGAACGGTTGTTGCAGACCCTGGAACACCAGGCGACGGAGCACCGGGCGGAGGATATGACCTTGGCCCTGGCCTTTGCGGTGGCTGGCACCATTCTCAGCCTCCAGGGTAAGCATGTTAACCACTCTGCGCCCCTGCCGGGGGTTCTGGTGGGCAAGGCTCCGGGGTCCAATCGATCGCCCTATTTAATTTGCTTAGGGTGGGATAACTGTTGGTATGTGGTCACCACCTTGGATGTGGCGGCGATCCATGGGGAAGTGCCCCGGTTAGCCATGGTGGATTCCCTGTTCCCACCCCCGGATCTCAGCCTTCGCCCCGGCCAGTGTCTGCCCAGTAACGACAGCACGGTGGCGATCGTCCACCAGTTGCAAACCATGGTACAGCGCCATAACCTGACCCCTGAAAGCCATCAGGAAACCTTGGATGGGTTGCAGGATACGGGGATAACTGAGCAATGGCAGCGCACCGAGATGGTGCGCCGGGATCTGGAAAACCATCCAGTTCACCGCTGGCAGGGCCATAGCCAACTGCGGAAGAAACGCCGTCGCCTGGAACGGCTGGAGGAGGAATACCACGATCGCCAACGGAAATTGGAGAGCTTTTCCCATCGCCACTGGCAAGAGTTTTTGAACCTTCTCCAGGTTCTCCAAGATTTTGGGGCCATGGAGGGCACTACTCCCACCAGCCTGGGGGAAAATATTGCGGCCCTGCGGGGGGAAAACGAGCTATGGCTGGGTTTAGCCTTTAGTTCTGGACTTTTGGATAACTTAGCCCCCCAAGACTTAGCCGCTGCCTGCCATGCCTTGATTTGCGACATCACCCGCCCCGATCTCTGGGTACGCTATGACGTGCCTGGGGAGGTGGAAACCAGCCTAGAGCAGTTGCGCCCCACCCACCGCCGTCTTTTCCAGGTGCAAGCCCGCCACCAGGTCTCCTTGCCCGCCTGCTATGACCTGCCCCTGACGGGACTGGTGGAACAGTGGGCATTGGGGGTTACCTGGTGGGATCTCTGCGCCAATACCAGCTTGGATGAAGGGGATGTGGTGCGGATGTTGCGGCGGGTGTTGGATTTGCTGAACCAATTACCCCATTTGCCCAATATTGCCCCGGAACTGAAGCGCAATGCCAGTCGGGCGGTGTATTTAATCGATCGCTTCCCCATCCGTGATCTGATCACGGTACCCGTGGAGGATCTGGAGGGAGATCTAGAAGAAGATCTAGAAGAGGAACCAGAAATCGGGGAACCAGAAATCGGGGAACCAGAAATCGGGGAACCAGAAATCGGGGAATTAGACTAG
- the dnaB gene encoding replicative DNA helicase has translation MLQQDQSFQPLSDHLPPQIVEAEEAILGSILLDPDAITRIAERLKPEAFYISAHQEIYRMALRLSAQGKPTDLTTLAAWLQDEGKLDKVGGQGRLAQLVDRTISTANVDQYAELVLDKYLRRQLIQGGNEIIRLGYDTRQPLEQVLDKAQQQVFNIAQHRPQGKGLTATSSILTTTFNEIEQRSTGKEASGIACNFYDLDAMTQGFQRSDLVIVAGRPSMGKTSFVLNIARSIAFIHKQAVCVFSLEMSKEQLIYRLLSSESGIESGRLRTGRVREDEWSILGRGINTLSELPIFIDDTPDLTVMDMRSKARRLSSEHNMQLGLVLIDYLQLMEGVNPDNRVQELSKITRALKGMARELNVPVITLSQLSRGVESRTNKRPMMSDLRESGSIEQDADLIIMLYRDEYYNPDTPDRGITEVIITKHRNGPTGTVKLLFEPQYTRFRNLAAPHS, from the coding sequence ATGCTGCAACAAGACCAGAGCTTTCAACCCCTATCCGACCACCTGCCCCCCCAAATTGTGGAGGCGGAAGAAGCCATTCTGGGCAGTATTTTGCTGGATCCTGATGCCATCACCCGCATTGCCGAGCGGCTGAAACCAGAAGCCTTTTACATCAGCGCCCACCAGGAAATCTATCGCATGGCCCTGCGCCTCAGTGCCCAGGGGAAGCCCACGGATCTCACCACCCTGGCGGCATGGCTCCAAGACGAAGGCAAGTTGGACAAAGTGGGGGGACAGGGGCGGCTGGCCCAACTGGTGGATCGCACCATCAGCACGGCTAACGTCGATCAATATGCGGAATTGGTGCTGGATAAGTATTTGCGGCGACAGTTGATTCAGGGGGGCAACGAGATTATTCGCCTGGGCTATGACACCCGCCAGCCCTTAGAGCAGGTGTTAGACAAGGCCCAACAGCAGGTGTTTAACATTGCCCAACACCGTCCCCAAGGTAAGGGCTTAACGGCCACCTCTTCCATTTTGACCACCACCTTTAATGAAATTGAGCAGCGATCGACCGGCAAAGAAGCCTCTGGTATTGCCTGCAATTTCTATGATTTGGATGCCATGACCCAGGGCTTCCAGCGATCGGACTTGGTGATTGTGGCGGGTCGCCCCTCCATGGGCAAAACCAGTTTTGTTTTAAACATTGCCCGCAGCATTGCCTTTATCCATAAACAGGCGGTGTGTGTCTTTAGTTTGGAAATGTCCAAGGAACAGTTAATCTACCGGTTACTATCCAGTGAATCGGGCATTGAGAGCGGGCGGTTGCGCACGGGGCGGGTGCGGGAAGATGAATGGTCCATTCTGGGGCGGGGCATTAATACCCTCTCGGAGTTACCGATTTTTATTGACGATACGCCGGATTTAACGGTGATGGATATGCGATCGAAGGCCCGCCGGTTGTCCTCGGAACATAATATGCAATTGGGGTTAGTGTTAATTGACTATCTCCAATTAATGGAAGGGGTCAATCCCGATAACCGGGTTCAGGAACTCTCGAAAATTACACGGGCGCTGAAAGGGATGGCCCGCGAACTCAATGTCCCTGTGATTACCCTGTCCCAGTTGAGCCGGGGGGTGGAGTCCCGCACCAATAAACGGCCCATGATGTCAGATTTGCGGGAATCGGGTTCCATTGAGCAGGATGCAGATTTAATTATCATGCTCTATCGGGATGAATACTATAACCCTGACACCCCCGATCGGGGCATCACAGAAGTGATTATTACCAAACACCGCAACGGACCCACGGGCACCGTCAAATTGTTATTTGAACCCCAATATACCCGGTTCAGAAACCTCGCCGCCCCCCATTCCTAA
- a CDS encoding serine/threonine-protein kinase, producing MTSNFPSRRILRSKYRVLGLVGQGQFGKVYCAIHRKTGRLVALKALDHQRFPTHQFLRELRFLLSLRHNNIAGCQALEHTATGRYLVMDYCEGGTLRSLLEGEVRIGLAQSLKLVRDILLGLEHAHKRGVIHCDIKPENVLLRLNSSGWLAQITDFGIARLTQENKMGSGSTGSPAYMAPERFYGQYHANADLYAVGVILFESLTGHRPFSGTPMELMTAHLNRPPPLPDEIAPVLRTILERSLQKLPARRFQSATDMREALEQAARSLLPQLQASPAWFLLPPGTDLVPWDQVWERSIPTPVYHLVHVQEQAVVTAAGVTPGVQATPGARDSQELLPPLRVLYKAGGKRLHYTLHPQHLLQTEHPHLVRHKLAQEVQTLVSTPLGCFVVMASRLELWCLEPPSPDMIYPSQPTPQRAICLYDGTQPERMAVAPTGRWFVVTTGAGVSPGRDSSPVPGPETPSSPVSLSIHSIPPRPPSGPWLPSDRPPISLTIKSPNVSQVVILDQAHGFVLGQRDNKSYLEFFNRRGRWFGQLALELSLDRCVSTPNPYRLLAKDHHHHRSLLILDLKPYRLKRLPLPFSPDFFEATGWGYVIANRKGDILLLDHEHNRVGQLVVPQTSPDPLTVTTLVMVDDLTLLVATWAGTQGHLYGLDVRQLALDMIF from the coding sequence GTGACCTCTAACTTTCCCAGTCGCCGGATTCTCCGATCCAAGTACCGTGTCCTGGGCCTCGTGGGACAGGGCCAATTTGGCAAAGTCTACTGTGCGATTCACCGCAAAACCGGTCGCCTGGTGGCCCTCAAAGCCTTGGATCACCAACGTTTCCCCACCCATCAGTTTTTGCGGGAACTGCGGTTTTTACTGAGCCTGCGCCACAATAATATTGCTGGATGCCAAGCCCTGGAACACACCGCCACCGGGCGCTATTTAGTGATGGACTACTGCGAAGGGGGAACCCTGCGCAGTCTCTTAGAGGGGGAAGTGCGCATCGGGTTGGCCCAGAGCTTAAAGTTGGTGCGGGATATTTTGCTGGGGTTGGAACATGCCCATAAGCGGGGGGTGATTCACTGCGATATCAAGCCAGAAAACGTGCTGTTGCGCCTGAATTCCTCTGGTTGGTTGGCCCAAATTACGGACTTTGGCATTGCCCGGTTAACCCAGGAAAACAAGATGGGAAGCGGTTCCACGGGGTCCCCGGCCTATATGGCCCCAGAGCGCTTTTACGGTCAATATCACGCCAATGCTGACCTCTATGCGGTTGGGGTTATTCTCTTTGAGTCTTTGACGGGCCACCGTCCCTTTTCGGGCACACCCATGGAGTTGATGACGGCCCACCTCAACCGCCCCCCCCCATTGCCTGATGAGATTGCGCCGGTTCTGCGGACTATTCTGGAGCGATCGCTGCAAAAACTACCGGCCCGCCGCTTCCAGTCCGCCACAGATATGCGGGAAGCCCTGGAACAGGCCGCCCGATCCCTCTTGCCCCAACTCCAAGCCTCACCGGCTTGGTTCCTGTTACCCCCAGGCACGGATCTCGTCCCCTGGGATCAGGTGTGGGAACGGTCCATACCCACACCGGTTTATCACCTGGTCCACGTCCAAGAGCAAGCGGTAGTAACTGCTGCTGGGGTGACACCAGGGGTTCAGGCTACCCCAGGGGCGAGGGATTCCCAGGAGCTACTGCCGCCGCTGAGGGTGCTCTATAAGGCCGGAGGGAAGCGCCTCCACTACACCCTCCACCCCCAACACCTTCTCCAAACGGAGCATCCCCATCTGGTGCGCCACAAGCTGGCCCAGGAAGTTCAGACTTTGGTCAGCACTCCCCTGGGTTGCTTCGTGGTGATGGCCTCACGCTTGGAACTATGGTGCCTGGAACCGCCGTCCCCCGACATGATCTACCCGTCTCAACCCACCCCCCAACGGGCGATTTGCCTCTATGACGGGACACAGCCCGAACGGATGGCGGTGGCTCCAACGGGGCGCTGGTTTGTGGTGACCACGGGGGCGGGGGTGTCCCCAGGGCGGGATTCCAGTCCTGTCCCAGGGCCGGAAACCCCTAGTTCTCCGGTGAGCCTCAGCATTCACAGCATTCCACCCCGCCCCCCTTCAGGTCCCTGGCTCCCCAGCGATCGCCCCCCCATCTCCCTAACCATTAAGTCGCCGAACGTCTCCCAGGTGGTGATTTTAGATCAGGCCCATGGGTTTGTCTTAGGCCAGCGGGACAACAAAAGCTACCTGGAGTTTTTCAACCGCCGGGGCCGATGGTTTGGACAGTTGGCCTTGGAGTTGAGCCTCGATCGCTGTGTCTCCACCCCCAACCCCTATCGCCTTTTAGCCAAGGATCACCACCACCACCGCAGTCTGTTAATTCTTGATCTCAAACCCTACCGCCTGAAGCGTCTGCCGTTGCCCTTTAGCCCCGACTTTTTTGAGGCCACGGGTTGGGGCTATGTCATTGCCAACCGCAAGGGGGATATTTTGCTCTTGGATCACGAGCATAATCGGGTGGGGCAATTGGTGGTGCCGCAAACTAGCCCAGACCCCTTAACGGTCACGACTCTGGTGATGGTGGATGATTTGACCCTGCTGGTGGCCACCTGGGCCGGTACCCAGGGCCATTTATATGGTTTGGATGTGCGGCAGTTGGCCTTAGATATGATTTTTTAA
- a CDS encoding YdcF family protein, with protein sequence MFFFLSKLLPLFIYPLGLVCALMVVAAVVLRRWPSVGRGCLILGVIVLWSTSTPWAVDQVVGGLERQYQDWASLETLPQAEAIVILGGATAGAMAPRVYPEVLESGDRLLHGARLYQAQKAPLVILSGGRVQWQVQTDPDSVPNSVPNSVLPPIASEAEDMATLLQGFGVPGSALVLEPQSLNTYQNALYTAEILRERQLNTILLVTSAIHMPRALAIFRKQGLTVSPAPTDFLVEVPATLGFSWKEAVVNLLPDAGNQEKVSRGLKERLGLWVYGWRGWL encoded by the coding sequence ATGTTCTTCTTTCTGTCCAAACTGTTGCCCCTGTTCATTTATCCCCTGGGTCTGGTGTGTGCCCTGATGGTGGTGGCGGCGGTAGTGCTGCGGCGCTGGCCCTCGGTGGGGCGGGGTTGCCTGATTCTGGGGGTAATCGTGCTGTGGAGCACTAGCACCCCTTGGGCTGTGGATCAGGTGGTGGGGGGGCTGGAACGGCAATACCAGGACTGGGCCAGCTTGGAAACCTTACCCCAGGCCGAGGCGATCGTGATCCTAGGGGGAGCTACCGCCGGGGCCATGGCTCCCCGCGTTTACCCTGAAGTCTTAGAATCCGGCGATCGCCTTCTCCATGGGGCACGGCTGTACCAAGCCCAGAAAGCCCCCTTGGTGATCCTCAGCGGTGGGCGGGTGCAGTGGCAGGTGCAGACAGATCCGGACTCTGTCCCCAATTCTGTCCCCAATTCTGTGCTACCCCCCATTGCCTCCGAAGCTGAAGACATGGCCACCTTGCTCCAAGGGTTTGGGGTACCGGGTTCTGCCCTGGTTCTGGAACCTCAATCCTTGAACACTTATCAAAATGCGTTATATACTGCTGAAATTCTACGGGAACGGCAGTTAAATACTATTTTGCTCGTCACCTCTGCCATCCATATGCCCCGCGCCCTCGCCATCTTCCGTAAACAGGGGCTAACCGTCAGCCCTGCCCCCACGGATTTCTTGGTGGAAGTCCCGGCAACCCTGGGCTTTAGCTGGAAGGAAGCCGTGGTCAATCTGTTGCCCGATGCAGGGAACCAGGAGAAGGTCAGCCGGGGCTTAAAGGAACGGCTGGGACTGTGGGTGTATGGGTGGCGGGGTTGGCTTTAG
- a CDS encoding photosystem II S4 domain protein: MLPRDELLKGVEYRETLAKVIDRAEQALRTWEVVATDFLSPPELVEVQAALGRLTEITWVAWGGYEQAERQRLALARSELPLTSDQVEVAALSIAGNFLFDAATHRDFLGSLLGTGLVRDKVGDILVLGDRGAQAIVVPELVDFLSLSLTQVRSVPVKTQTIALEDLRVQPPRIKELTTVEASLRLDAIASAGFGMSRSKMVDLIQAGDVRINWKAVTQSSHLLQTGDLVAIRGKGRLSIGDVVVTKKERYRVNLVRYL, encoded by the coding sequence GTGCTGCCCCGCGACGAACTATTAAAAGGCGTGGAATACCGGGAGACCTTGGCCAAGGTCATTGATCGGGCTGAACAAGCGCTGCGCACCTGGGAGGTGGTGGCCACCGACTTCCTATCCCCGCCGGAGTTGGTGGAGGTGCAAGCGGCCCTTGGGCGGCTTACGGAAATCACATGGGTGGCCTGGGGTGGCTATGAACAGGCGGAACGACAGCGCTTGGCCTTGGCCCGATCGGAACTTCCCCTAACCTCAGACCAGGTGGAGGTGGCAGCCCTGAGCATTGCCGGCAACTTTCTCTTTGATGCGGCGACCCACCGGGATTTCCTGGGATCGCTCCTGGGGACCGGGCTGGTGCGGGATAAGGTGGGGGATATTCTGGTGCTGGGCGATCGCGGTGCCCAAGCCATCGTCGTCCCGGAACTAGTGGACTTTTTGAGCCTGAGCCTGACCCAAGTGCGATCGGTGCCGGTGAAAACCCAAACGATTGCCCTAGAGGATCTACGGGTGCAACCCCCCCGCATTAAGGAGCTGACCACGGTGGAAGCGTCGTTGCGTTTGGATGCGATCGCCTCCGCTGGTTTTGGCATGTCCCGCAGCAAAATGGTAGATCTGATTCAAGCGGGTGATGTGCGGATCAATTGGAAAGCCGTAACCCAGTCCAGCCATTTACTGCAAACTGGGGATTTAGTGGCCATTCGGGGCAAGGGACGGCTCAGCATTGGTGACGTGGTGGTGACCAAGAAAGAACGCTATCGGGTTAACTTGGTGCGCTACCTTTAA
- a CDS encoding thioredoxin, with protein sequence MAGQDRLKGVQFTGEPSTSGRVLAPVPTLFATHSRGNHGGIAPTKIGESAQVK encoded by the coding sequence ATCGCCGGTCAGGACCGTCTCAAAGGGGTTCAATTTACTGGGGAACCCTCGACCTCGGGTAGGGTTCTTGCCCCCGTGCCGACCCTCTTCGCGACCCACAGCCGGGGCAACCACGGGGGGATTGCCCCTACCAAAATCGGGGAATCTGCCCAGGTGAAATAG